The proteins below come from a single Aspergillus oryzae RIB40 DNA, chromosome 5 genomic window:
- a CDS encoding uncharacterized protein (predicted protein) codes for MAIEPVIPPPPGLTSNFEHPRDVLHTVNLVTQILCIVVVTVAVTLRIVIKIRLRKKLELEDYTTVVGWVLFVGFCVNMLVLNAYGGGYHGWDVPKNDFVDFQKLLTSIRAKASYAITLIYVPTVFVVKLALLSVMLRIFAPDRRKVLVIHISLIVLLLYYIPALFIKVFFCKPISAYWYGTGDGGTCIDQQKVIIADSAISIVSDLWILILPVPMLWSLHMSRMKKLRVIGILGAGGIATAFSIWRLVIMVEEAPTTDITWFWIHAVLTANAEAGIGLICACLPALSAYFVSVKNKSSNANSGSYLHSHELDNWKKISNSRKNRTDTNSFQTQQNDQAHLISTAECAEAPEGSLSSLPSQQNNYSDRHVIHKDVAVSQSYEFVR; via the exons ATGGCTATAGAACCAGTGATCCCTCCGCCTCCAGGGCTCACCTCCAATTTCGAACATCCGAGAGATGTCCTCCACACAGTCAATCTGGTAACGCAAATCTTGTGTATCGTCGTTGTGACAGTTGCTGTGACATTGCGTATAGTCATCAAGATACGCCTTCGAAAGAAGCTAGAATTGGAAGACT ACACCACTGTTGTAGGATGG GTACTCTTCGTTGGGTTCTGCGTGAACATGCTCGTGC TGAACGCTTACGGGGGTGGATATCATGGATGGGATGTCCCAAAGAATGACTTCGTGGATTTCCAGAAG TTACTAACAAGCATACGAGCGAAGGCATCCTACGCAATCACCCTTATTTACGTCCCCACGGTTTTTGTCGTCAAGCTCGCCCTACTCTCAGTCATGCTACGGATTTTCGCCCCCGACCGTCGCAAGGTCCTCGTTATTCACATCAGCTTGATTGTGCTCTTGCTCTACTACATTCCAGCCTTGTTTATCAAGGTGTTCTTCTGCAAACCCATTTCGGCATATTGGTACGGAACGGGCGACGGCGGGACCTGTATAGACCAGCAGAAGGTCATTATCGCCGACTCAGCCATCAGTATCGTCAGCGACCTGTGGATCCTCATCCTACCGGTCCCGATGCTGTGGTCACTGCACATGTCGCGAATGAAAAAGCTCCGGGTCATCGGTATCTTAGGCGCGGGTGGGATAGCCACTGCATTTAGTATTTGGCGATTAGTGATCATGGTCGAGGAGGCCCCGACAACAGACATAACATGGTTTTGGATTCATGCCGTGTTGACAGC AAACGCCGAAGCAGGTATCGGGCTCATATGCGCGTGTCTGCCCGCATTGAGCGCATACTTCGTCTCtgtcaagaacaagagcagcaACGCCAATAGTGGCAGTTATTTGCATAGCCATGAGCTTGACAATTGGAAGAAGATTTCTAACTCCAGGAAAAACCGCACTGATACGAACTCCTTCCAGACACAGCAGAATGACCAGGCGCACCTCATCTCCACTGCTGAATGTGCTGAGGCGCCTGAGGGATCGTTATCGAGTCTGCCCTCTCAACAGAATAATTATTCTGATCGGCACGTTATACATAAGGATGTTGCCGTTTCTCAGAGTTATGAATTTGTGAGATAG
- a CDS encoding 2EXR domain-containing protein (predicted protein): MAAATTNFSRFPRFTSLPPELRYLIWRCALPDNIGQVLFPYKKGCWGSRHLSESDEEYTELCNTALEFRHSLLGPVQFDIPLFFVNRESRAFALAWVREMGIEMRFHRDKQSFVFMRQLDLVRDVLYIPFDKVDEFIQEPLDRQFEPDLFARMVDWHPNVKHIAVPEALLQSDSSALREIFDLFYHPKTFFIVVDAQPDWHESNINVHQRWELDSMLGRGFFWNSKHGRFVCETGLSIGDEALYQRIERAIDDLASLFTPSHPMDDFEIRPVFVIRK; the protein is encoded by the coding sequence ATGGCAGCAGCGACAACTAATTTCTCCCGGTTTCCTCGCTTCACAAGCCTCCCTCCGGAGCTGCGCTATCTTATATGGCGTTGCGCCCTGCCTGACAACATTGGCCAAGTCCTGTTCCCTTACAAAAAGGGGTGTTGGGGCTCTCGGCACTTGTCGGAATCTGACGAGGAATATACTGAATTGTGCAATACTGCACTCGAGTTCCGCCACAGTTTATTGGGCCCGGTGCAGTTTGATATACCACTATTCTTCGTTAACCGGGAATCCAGGGCCTTCGCCTTAGCTTGGGTTCGAGAAATGGGTATCGAGATGCGCTTTCACAGGGACAAACAGTCCTTCGTCTTCATGCGGCAGCTCGACCTTGTGCGTGACGTGTTATACATTCCGTTTGACAAGGTAGACGAATTCATCCAAGAGCCTCTCGATCGCCAATTTGAGCCAGATCTCTTCGCCCGGATGGTGGACTGGCATCCAAACGTCAAGCATATTGCCGTTCCAGAGGCGCTGCTGCAGAGCGATTCCTCTGCACTACGTGAGATATTCGACTTATTCTATCATCCAAAAACATTCTTTATCGTGGTAGATGCGCAGCCAGATTGGCATGAAAGCAACATCAATGTACACCAGCGATGGGAGCTCGACAGCATGCTGGGAAGAGGCTTCTTCTGGAACTCCAAGCATGGTCGCTTTGTCTGTGAAACTGGTCTTTCAATCGGTGATGAAGCCCTATATCAGCGGATAGAGCGAGCTATAGATGACTTGGCCTCATTATTCACACCAAGCCATCCTATGGACGACTTCGAGATCCGGCCTGTCTTTGTTATTAGAAAATGA
- a CDS encoding uncharacterized protein (predicted protein) has translation MKFLQRLLPLAVAFLPMTCALSDPEMIQSVELNSDPKPPSLIYNDPVGGSGGKDFSVIAAPSETIDTLHFWVGDGAGQPKVLRGLQITWSDNQKSTVYGTTTDDYQSFKFAPGEIIKEMQIAKGIRADSISFTTTSRSFFAGGHGGKEVTMNVGSGILVGFQGRAARDIDRLGPIFAQVQPTTLKVGQCMDCSQE, from the exons ATGAAGTTTCTGCAACGCCTCCTTCCCTTGGCTGTAGCCTTTCTGCCAATGACCTGTGCACTGTCAGATCCT GAAATGATACAAAGTGTTGAGCTGAATTCCGACCCCAAGCCACCATCCTTGATCTACAATGATCCAGTCGGCGGCTCCGGTGGAAAGGACTTTTCAGTCATCGCCGCACCCTCCGAGACAATCGATACCCTCCATTTCTGGGTCGGAGATGGCGCTGGTCAACCAAAAGTACTCCGAGGACTCCAAATCACCTGGTCCGATAATCAAAAGAGCACAGTCTACGGAACAACGACCGATGACTATCAGTCCTTCAAATTTGCGCCAGGTGAAATCATCAAGGAGATGCAGATCGCCAAGGGGATACGCGCGGATAGTATATCTTTCACAACAACGTCCCGCTCGTTCTTTGCTGGAGGTCACGGAGGGAAGGAAGTTACGATGAATGTGGGCAGTGGCATACTTGTGGGTTTTCAAGGACGCGCGGCGAGAGACATTGATCGCCTCGGGCCTATCTTTGCACAAGTTCAGCCCACTACGTTGAAGGTTGGGCAATGTATGGACTGTAGCCAGGAGTGA
- a CDS encoding Gfo/Idh/MocA family protein (predicted protein): MVSITTEPQTLCASPDVDVVFVINSDEYHVDHAILALENNKFVFVEKPLALNVRDIKRIKSAERNSNCKVMVGYMRRHAAAFVDGVKEIGGMDQVLYARVRERRIDIQTDRSQDIIGPNSAFVSQSGTFPKRFTDISPEDIEDKTTRATEFVRQALESECGVPITKSSTTMWRILGGLGSHDLSAMREALGMPNKVLGANLGYPFWKWVNIETLADIVSSNNHKSIVCFSNIPALRTYEDPYTLQLKELYDWVVHGTPVKTTAEDAELDSHIFQMIMKAGGYNA; this comes from the exons ATGGTCTCTATCACGACAGAGCCCCAGACTCTCTGCGCATCGCCAGATGTCGATGTGGTCTTTGTGATCAACAGTGACGAGTACCATGTCGACCACGCTATTCTAGCATTAGAAAATAATAAGTTCGTTTTTGTGGAGAAGCCTCTCGCACTGAATGTACGCGATATCAAAAGAATAAAGTCTGCGGAACGAAATTCCAACTGCAAGGTTATGGTTGGCTATATGAGACGCCACGCAGCAGCATTTGTGGATGGAGTAAAAGAGATTGGTGGAATGGATCAAGTGTTATATGCTCGAGTGAGAG AAAGAAGGATAGATATTCAGACTGACCGGTCCCAAGACATCATCGGCCCTAACAGCGCTTTTGTTTCCCAATCTGGAACCTTCCCAAAGAGGTTCACTGACATTAGCCctgaagatatcgaagacAAAACCACACGTGCTACAGAGTTCGTGAGGCAAGCTCTGGAATCAGAATGTGGAGTCCCGATTACAAAGTCTTCCACGACCATGTGGCGTATCCTTGGAGGCTTAGGGAGCCATGACTTGTCTGCGATGCGGGAAGCATTGGGTATGCCAAATAAGGTCCTGGGAGCAAATCTTGGGTATCCCTTTTGGAAGTGGGTCAACATTGAAACTCTAGCCGATATAGTGTCCAGCAATAACCATAAATCAATAGTGTGCTTTTCCAATATCCCGGCTTTGCG AACCTACGAAGATCCTTACACTTTGCAGCTCAAAGAGCTATATGACTGGGTAGTGCACGGAACCCCAGTTAAGACCACGGCTGAAGATGCGGAGCTTGATAGCCACATCTTTCAAATGATCATGAAAGCGGGAGGTTACAATGCATGA
- a CDS encoding 60S ribosomal protein uL24 (60S ribosomal protein L26): MTVQNHSLASSRRKSRKAHFNAGSGERRVIMSAPLSKELREKYNVRSLPIRKDDEVTIVRGGQKGREGKITSVYRLKWVVHVERVVREKSNGQSVPLGIHPSKVVISKLHLDKDREQILERIGKGREAAKAKSA, from the exons ATGACTGTCCAGAACCACA GTTTGGCCTCTTCCCGCCGGAAGTCGCGCAAGGCGCACTTCAACGCTGGCTCCGGCGAGCGCCGTGTCATCATGAGCGCCCCTCTGAGCAAGGAACTCCGTGAGAAGTACAAT GTCCGCTCTCTCCCCATCCGCAAGGACGACGAGGTCACCATTGTCCGTGGAGGCCAGAAGGGCCGTGAGGGCAAGATCACCAGCGTTTACCGTCTTAAGTGGGTTGTCCACGTCGAGCGTGTCGTCCGCGAGAAGTCCAACGGCCAGAGCGTTCCCCTCGGTATCCACCCCTCCAAGGTCGTCATCTCCAAGCTCCACCTCGACAAGGACCGTGAGCAGATCCTGGAGCGCATCGGAAAGGGCCGTGAGGCTGCCAAGGCCAAGTCTGCTTAG
- a CDS encoding putative carboxylesterase (acetylcholinesterase/Butyrylcholinesterase) — protein MGVVSGDSHLIKGKEVNQQSKKRAPGIQGLVALICTGNTCLQYTHTFIKAVVTVAIMKLAIFLSVVLTFFVEVKNAAPLDSLRPTINLDYAQYQGLRLPAGVDQYLGMRYAAPPLAELRFRAPQEPARTSSVQDASAFGPVCVGTGQNVTEKTTEDCLFINVFTPSSATQGSKLPVWVYIQGGAYATNSNANYNGTQVIEESGHEIILVNFNYRVGALGFLAGQKVQQDGDLNVGLLDQRKALQWVKKYIHLFGGDPNHVVIHGASAGAGSVAYHLAAYGGRNDGLFVGAVAGSPFWPAQRNSSESEAQFNQFIEAVGCSTISCLRSANITAIQKAQATSIDPTDPTRTTPSSWEFGPVVDGAFIQDRLYPLFAQGKFIRVPLIIGGDTNEGSGFAYNATSPADISEFLTSLYPGLSSSQLKSINRAYQGMQPVPLHAEYFPAASAAYGDAVFTCPGIHMSTKMTELYAVGGEKVWSYRYNVQDPENLSKGLGVPHTFETEAIFGPDYGGGLSSSITNINAGIVPIVMNYYISFVKSLDPNSFRAEGAPYWMPWGSGERLKIQTNQTAMEVIPGMQADRCTLWEALAPVMNV, from the exons ATGGGCGTTGTGAGCGGAGATTCTCATCTTATCAAGGGCAAAGAAGTGAACCAACAGAGCAAAAAGCGGGCCCCGGGAATCCAAGGGTTGGTCGCCTTAATATGTACCGGAAACACGTGCCTGCAGTATACCCATACTTTTATAAAAGCTGTTGTGACCGTC GCAATAATGAAACTAGCCATCTTTCTGTCCGTTGTGTTAACCTTTTTCGTTGAGGTTAAAAATGCCGCTCCCCTTGATTCACTCCGACCGACGATCAACCTTGATTATGCTCAGTATCAAGGACTGAGACTTCCGGCTGGAGTAGATCAATATCTAGGCATGCGATATGCAGCGCCGCCACTAGCAGAGCTTCGTTTCCGGGCTCCTCAAGAACCTGCTCGCACGTCTTCCGTCCAGGATGCTTCAGCG TTTGGCCCAGTATGTGTTGGTACAGGCCAGAATGTAACTGAGAAAACAACCGAGGATtgtctcttcatcaatgtCTTCACTCCTTCCAGTGCCACACAAGGTTCCAAACTCCCTGTTTGGGTGTATATTCAGGGTGGCGCATATGCGACGAATTCGAATGCAAACTACAACGGTACCCAGGTGATAGAGGAATCCGGACATGAAATTATACTGGTCAACTTTAACTATCGTGTGGGAGCATTGGGCTTTCTAGCTGGTCAAAAAGTCCAGCAAGATGGTGACCTCAATGTCGGCTTGCTTGATCAGCGCAAAGCCCTACAATGGGTAAAGAAGTACATTCACCTG TTTGGCGGTGATCCAAACCATGTCGTCATTCATGGTGCGTCGGCCGGTGCAGGCTCGGTGGCCTACCATCTTGCAGCATACGGGGGTCGCAATGATGGCCTTTTCGTAGGAGCAGTGGCTGGAAGTCCATTCTGGCCTGCCCAACGGAATAGCTCCGAGTCCGAGGCACAGTTCAATCAATTTATAGAGGCTGTCGGATGCTCGACAATTTCATGTTTGCGATCAGCCAACATCACCGCCATTCAGAAAGCACAGGCTACTTCAATAGATCCAACAGATCCCACACGTACAACGCCCTCTTCTTGGGAGTTCGGCCCAGTTGTTGACGGGGCTTTCATCCAAGACCGTCTATATCCTCTCTTTGCACAGGGAAAATTCATCCGTGTTCCTTTGATTATCGGCGGAGACACAAACGAAGGCTCCGGCTTTGCCTACAATGCCACGAGCCCGGCCGATATATCCGAATTTTTGACTAGCCTATACCCCGGACTAAGCTCAAGCCAATTGAAGTCGATCAATCGCGCTTATCAGGGCATGCAGCCCGTTCCGCTTCATGCAGAATACTTCCCTGCTGCCTCCGCCGCGTATGGAGATGCTGTCTTCACCTGTCCAGGCATTCATATGAGCACTAAGATGACAGAACTTTACGCAGTGGGTGGTGAAAAGGTTTGGAGTTATCGATATAATGTCCAGGATCCAGAAAACCTTAGCAAGGGGTTGGGAGTCCCGCATACCTTCGAGACAGAGGCTATTTTCGGACCGGACTACGGCGGTGGACTTAGCAGCAGCATTACCAATATCAATGCCGGAATTGTTCCTATTGTCATGAATTATTATATTAGCTTTGTGAAGTCGTTGGATCCTAACAGTTTCAGAGCCGAGGGTGCACCTTACTGGATGCCTTGGGGGTCGGGAGAGAGACTGAAGATACAGACGAATCAGACGGCGATGGAGGTCATTCCAGGAATGCAAGCCGATCGGTGCACACTGTGGGAAGCGTTGGCTCCTGTCATGAATGTTTAG
- a CDS encoding uncharacterized protein (WD40 repeat), whose protein sequence is MVEAQEILGYWEAFYEGMVQPTNGSARAEPVHEGKSGTDRTPWTEYQLQNIVQKGLERVNASQKRIDSASEVFGVVQNLKPIFNAVLSNTPHTALPWAIVSSTLDILANPVRSTKALYDGVSHVVGRMQWYSKITDNLLQTGSENGHQKLEEVRKQLETGMLDMYKCMLFYEIKSVCFYHKNQLAVFVRGLFNIDDWDGGLTKLNEQENALRSDLQQYKLEQIVAILDQMATNKKSCDGADDEYRECLKSLGVANPMLRTKDIIARKNEVLKDCYKWVFQTKSYQDFMDWQSEDTPNLLWVQGQAGTGKTMLLAGIMEELNTFSANSVSPTTLHFFFQDKDGQTDQSLIAVKSLLWLLLSQYPYLVQYVHEVQGSQGNLFDGDYAFTITSDLIKTMLQDDRIDPVILILDALDECEYKARTMLTNFLGSLLQLNSRDNGRVKVLISSRPLEEIKIAVKGIKSTIPRATIEVDNISLEAPITAFIEWNIDRLEESTEDKTLLPTIRKGLRKRASNTFLWVSLVCQELNHYGLHMWEDILGEIPDGLVELYDNLLAKLEGSKYKRHVQTCKKTLTISILARRPLSLNELALLAEIEESMIRSIVHDCRSFLTIQGDTVYLFHQSVQDYLQVNYNRLQVQRREYIHQSIFELSLKGMESQLERNMYKLPYAGSSFEDNSLPAPDPLRAIRYSCRFWVHHLKHGDSTYDASDMIYSFLRKHFLHWLEAMSLMHMMPDSIEIIEELKPLTTSHTMLHGFLQDAKRFTSKNQHTATTAPLQLYSSGLLFSPQSSIIRREFQKEIPAWITRFPSAETQWDAVLQSLDHPSAVRFTCFSPDGRFLASSSWAGPIAEYSIINICDPNTGALKQRLKITNSMSSLAFSPDSQRLAATCWDNWIRVWDTVTWTEIKVPHQYERSAVGFTSGNELLVSTAGFSTLSIWDIKTSASDPKIKIETHAEIGAVSFSPDAALLAHIRRDRTIKIWNTSTGALEQTLVDQLGSIEDVLVFSFGNDMLVSRSRNALRLWKTANQEPIFTLPHKGSVTAVAFSRDDSLAASGCSDYVIRLWNTRTGHLEQVLEGHVSTPICLSFSVDGQVLASGSEDHTLKLWDLMKGKLDPTQISQQTTSQDLDSPSDQIAVIDLSPDEQQVAAGSWGGVVTLWDVKTGNLQYTLKRTTSCSTLAFTSGSQQVVWGGFEGRIHVCNAKSGVYEGETVKRPALLRLEREPSTRKPEVLFEDGWVVTVSSGQRILWLPPENRPAYWVDWKCIENGNMLICGTDKGHVHFYEFHLEGFLT, encoded by the exons ATGGTGGAGGCACAAGAAATTCTAGGATACTGGGAGGCTTTTTATGAAGGGATGGT ACAACCCACCAATGGATCAGCGCGTGCCGAACCCGTCCATGAAGGCAAAAGTGGTACTGATAGGACACCATGGACGGAATACCAGTTACAAAATATCGTTCAAAAAGGGCTGGAGAGAGTCAATGCAAGCCAGAAACGAATCGACAGCGCGTCTGAGGTTTTCGGGGTGGTGCAGAATTTGAAACCCATATTCAACGCCGTCCTGAGCAACACACCACATACTGCCCTTCCATGGGCAATCGTTTCCTCCACTCTTGAC ATTCTTGCAAATCCAGTTCGATCAACCAAAGCTCTTTACGATGGGGTCAGTCATGTGGTTGGTAGGATGCAGTGGTATTCGAAGATAACCGACAACCTTCTTCAGACTGGTAGTGAGAATGGCCACCAGAAGCTCGAAGAAGTCCGTAAGCAGCTTGAGACTGGAATGCTCGATATGTACAAGTGCATGCTTTTTTATGAGATCAAGAGTGTGTGTTTTTACCACAAGAACCAGCTTGCAGTCTTTGTCCGTGGTCTTTTCAACATTGATGACTGGGATGGCGGCCTGACAAAACTCAATGAGCAAGAAAATGCTCTCCGATCTGACCTGCAGCAATACAAGCTGGAGCAAATCGTTGCGATCCTTGATCAAATGGCCACCAATAAGAAATCATGTGACGGGGCTGACGACGAGTATCGCGAATGTCTGAAATCTTTAGGCGTGGCAAACCCTATGCTGAGAACCAAAGATATTATAGCACGGAAGAATGAGGTTCTTAAAGATTGCTATAAATGGGTATTCCAGACGAAATCTTATCAAGACTTCATGGATTGGCAAAGCGAGGACACGCCGAACCTGCTTTGGGTTCAGGGACAAGCGGGTACTGGCAAGACGATGCTCCTAGCTGGGATCATGGAGGAACTGAATACATTCTCCGCTAACTCAGTCTCACCAACAACTCtacatttctttttccaagACAAGGACGGCCAGACTGATCAGAGTTTGATAGCAGTGAAGAGTCTCCTATGGCTATTGCTAAGCCAATACCCGTATCTCGTGCAATATGTTCATGAGGTACAGGGTTCCCAGGGAAATTTATTTGACGGTGATTACGCCTTCACTATTACTTCCGATTTGATCAAAACAATGCTGCAGGATGATAGGATTGACCCAGTTATCCTTATACTCGATGCTCTAGATGAATGTGAGTATAAGGCTAGGACAATGCTAACCAACTTTCTTGGTTCCCTACTACAATTGAACTCAAGAGACAATGGGAGGGTTAAGGTACTCATTTCAAGCCGTCCTCTAGAGGAGATTAAAAtagcagtaaaaggtatcAAGTCAACAATACCAAGAGCCACCATTGAGGTCGACAACATTTCACTCGAGGCACCAATAACCGCTTTTATCGAATGGAATATCGATCGATTAGAAGAATCCACCGAAGACAAAACCCTTCTACCTACAATCAGGAAGGGGCTTCGCAAACGGGCAAGCAACACCTTCCTATGGGTTTCATTGGTGTGCCAAGAGCTCAACCATTATGGGCTTCATATGTGGGAAGACATCCTTGGTGAAATTCCGGATGGTCTGGTAGAACTGTATGACAACCTTCTTGCCAAGTTAGAAGGATCAAAATACAAGCGTCATGTTCAAACTTGCAAGAAGACGCTTACAATCTCAATATTAGCACGTCGACCATTGAGCCTTAATGAATTAGCATTGCTTGCCGAAATAGAGGAAAGCATGATACGGTCTATCGTCCATGACTGCAGATCATTCCTCACCATCCAAGGAGACACTGTCTATTTGTTCCATCAATCTGTCCAGGATTACCTGCAAGTTAACTATAACCGATTGCAAGTCCAGCGCCGGGAATACATCCACCAATCAATCTTCGAGTTGTCGTTGAAAGGCATGGAAAGTCAATTAGAAAGAAACATGTACAAGCTCCCATATGCAGGCTCCAGCTTCGAGGACAACAGCCTCCCAGCTCCAGACCCACTGCGTGCCATCCGATATTCATGTCGCTTTTGGGTACACCACCTGAAGCACGGCGATTCCACGTACGATGCAAGTGATATGATTTACTCCTTCCTCCGAAAGCATTTCCTTCACTGGCTAGAAGCCATGAGTCTCATGCATATGATGCCCGATAGTATCGAGATCATAGAAGAACTAAAACCACTAACCACT TCACATACTATGTTGCACGGGTTTCTTCAAGACGCAAAAAGGTTTACCTCGAAGAATCAACACACCGCTACCACCGCCCCGCTGCAGCTGTATAGCTCTGGTCTTCTATTCTCACCCCAGTCTAGCATCATCCGGCGAGAGTTTCAGAAAGAGATTCCCGCCTGGATAACAAGGTTTCCTTCGGCTGAGACGCAGTGGGATGCAGTCTTACAGTCACTAGATCATCCCTCCGCTGTGCGCTTTACATGCTTTTCGCCCGATGGTCGATTCCTAGCATCTAGCTCTTGGGCCGGTCCAATAGCTGAATATAGCATTATAAATATATGTGATCCAAACACGGGAGCACTAAAGCAAAGATTGAAAATTACCAACTCCATGAGCTCGTTAGCGTTCTCTCCAGACAGCCAACGCCTAGCTGCAACGTGCTGGGACAACTGGATCAGAGTGTGGGACACCGTTACATGGACCGAAATAAAGGTTCCTCACCAATACGAAAGGTCTGCAGTAGGGTTTACTTCAGGAAACGAGCTACTGGTCTCTACAGCGGGATTCTCAACACTTTCAATATGGGATATAAAGACGTCAGCGTCCGACCCGAAGATCAAGATTGAAACGCATGCCGAAATTGGAGCAGTGAGCTTTTCACCTGATGCTGCGCTGCTCGCCCACATTCGACGGGATAGAACCATCAAGATTTGGAACACCTCAACCGGTGCGCTTGAGCAAACCCTTGTGGACCAGTTAGGTAGCATCGAGGAtgtcttggtcttttcctttggtAATGACATGCTCGTCTCGAGATCACGCAATGCTTTGCGATTATGGAAGACAGCAAATCAGGAGCCGATCTTCACTCTCCCACATAAGGGGTCAGTCACAGCAGTAGCATTCTCCAGAGACGACAGCTTAGCTGCATCAGGGTGCTCGGATTATGTTATTCGGTTGTGGAACACACGGACAGGACACCTCGAACAGGTTTTAGAAGGGCATGTATCCACACCCATTTGTTTGTCCTTTTCAGTGGATGGCCAAGTACTAGCATCTGGTTCAGAGGATCATACCCTTAAGCTCTGGGACCTAATGAAAGGAAAGTTAGACCCAACTCAGATCTCCCAGCAGACAACTAGTCAAGATTTGGACAGTCCGTCGGATCAGATTGCGGTCATTGACCTTTCCCCTGACGAGCAGCAGGTAGCAGCAGGATCATGGGGCGGTGTTGTTACGCTGTGGGATGTGAAAACTGGAAATTTACAATACACTCTAAAGCGGACAACGTCTTGTTCAACCTTAGCGTTCACATCAGGCAGTCAGCAGGTAGTATGGGGAGGTTTTGAGGGTAGAATCCACGTGTGTAATGCGAAAAGCGGGGTTTATGAGGGAGAAACAGTGAAACGTCCGGCTCTACTGCGTCTAGAGCGCGAGCCCTCGACGCGCAAGCCAGAGGTTCTGTTTGAGGATGGATGGGTGGTAACAGTCAGCAGCGGACAGAGAATTCTATGGCTACCACCCGAGAATCGGCCTGCCTATTGGGTAGATTGGAAATGTATTGAAAACGGAAACATGCTGATATGCGGAACTGATAAAGGCCATGTTCATTTTTATGAGTTTCATTTGGAGGGGTTTTTGACATGA